A genomic segment from Nitrospira sp. encodes:
- a CDS encoding RND efflux system, membrane fusion protein codes for MAGNPILRHPIVTLGIILFFAVTALVVFRLSSGAKTDPRKNRVLTVGTMSPVKRDLDVRLTYTADLTPNQLVNVFSRVDGYIAKIDVDKGDFVKAGQLLVEIDHTDYIHAVNQAKANLQSAKAKVVQQEAAVRNAVLTLNRMQTLIKDQFVSQQDLDTALVNRDAAAALQDSLRAQVQQMAVALAQAETNLAYSYIRAPFAGYIAERNLDPGAYVSGTTASTSTMSRGILSLHDVDTVRTLIEVVEKDVPLVKVGQRAEVRAEAYPNETFEGTVTRIVQALNRATRTMTVEVDLPNKDHRLKGGMFARVEVLVGTHPQAIQIPLDAVSRLEEFQYVYVVKDGKAHQVPVELGIRVENRIEVLKGLNGDEQLIVSGKDLVSEGAPVQVQPLESSRPTPDA; via the coding sequence GTGGCCGGTAATCCTATCCTGCGGCATCCGATCGTCACCCTGGGCATCATTCTCTTCTTCGCCGTAACGGCTTTGGTCGTATTTCGCCTCAGCAGCGGAGCCAAGACGGACCCTCGGAAAAACCGCGTTCTCACGGTCGGCACGATGAGCCCCGTCAAGCGCGACCTGGACGTGCGGCTGACCTATACGGCCGATCTCACCCCCAATCAATTGGTGAATGTGTTCTCGCGCGTGGACGGTTATATCGCCAAGATCGACGTGGACAAGGGCGACTTCGTGAAGGCCGGCCAACTGCTCGTCGAAATCGACCACACTGACTACATCCATGCCGTCAACCAGGCGAAGGCCAATCTGCAGTCCGCAAAGGCGAAGGTCGTACAACAGGAAGCAGCCGTGCGCAACGCCGTCCTCACGCTCAACCGCATGCAGACCTTGATCAAAGATCAGTTCGTGTCGCAACAGGACCTCGATACGGCTCTGGTGAACCGCGATGCGGCGGCGGCCCTGCAGGACTCCCTGCGTGCCCAGGTGCAGCAGATGGCGGTGGCCTTGGCCCAGGCCGAAACCAATCTGGCCTACTCCTACATCCGCGCTCCGTTCGCCGGCTATATCGCCGAGCGCAACCTCGATCCCGGCGCCTACGTGAGCGGCACCACCGCCAGCACCTCCACCATGTCGCGCGGTATCTTGAGCCTGCATGACGTGGACACCGTCCGCACCCTGATCGAAGTCGTGGAGAAGGACGTGCCGCTGGTGAAGGTCGGCCAACGGGCTGAGGTGCGAGCCGAAGCCTACCCGAATGAGACATTCGAAGGGACGGTCACCAGGATCGTACAGGCATTGAACCGCGCCACCCGCACCATGACCGTGGAAGTCGACCTCCCCAACAAAGACCACCGTCTCAAGGGCGGCATGTTTGCCCGCGTCGAGGTCCTGGTCGGCACCCATCCCCAGGCGATTCAGATCCCGCTGGATGCCGTGAGCCGTCTGGAAGAATTTCAGTACGTCTACGTGGTCAAGGACGGAAAGGCTCACCAGGTACCGGTCGAACTGGGGATCCGCGTGGAGAACCGCATTGAGGTCCTGAAAGGATTGAACGGCGACGAACAACTGATCGTCTCCGGAAAAGACCTGGTGAGCGAAGGCGCGCCGGTGCAGGTCCAACCCCTCGAATCCTCGCGCCCGACGCCTGATGCCTGA
- a CDS encoding 2-aminoethylphosphonate:pyruvate aminotransferase, producing the protein MILLNPGPVNVSERVRQALMRPDICHRESEFSDLMGRIQGKLLTAFVPGHEADYVAVLLTGSGTAAVESAVISCLPMGKRMLVLNNGVYGERISNMIGLHRLGVSELKSEWHVRPDPERLRLALRQHPEVHAVAMVHHETTTGLINPVKEIAEVVDSQNRVFVLDSVSGLGGESIDIAGSHIYMAAGTAGKCIQGFPGVSFVLLRKGFLERMRGYPKRSWYLHLTHYIDDHGKGVVPFTPAVQVYYAFEEALDELLEEGVTNRMRRYWQTASRIRERMGQLGIKALLPSDHQSNTITAFHLPPGVSYTTLHDQLKARGYVIYAGQGQLESKIFRIANMGALTEAQVQGFLTAFEQVLAGASRP; encoded by the coding sequence GTGATCTTACTCAATCCCGGTCCAGTGAATGTGTCCGAACGGGTGCGGCAGGCCTTGATGCGTCCGGATATCTGCCATCGAGAGTCTGAGTTTTCCGACCTAATGGGTCGCATCCAGGGCAAATTGTTGACGGCCTTCGTACCCGGCCACGAAGCCGATTACGTGGCCGTGTTGTTGACCGGCTCAGGTACCGCCGCCGTGGAGTCCGCCGTCATATCCTGCCTCCCGATGGGGAAGCGCATGCTGGTACTCAACAATGGGGTCTACGGCGAACGGATTTCCAATATGATCGGTCTGCATCGACTCGGGGTCTCTGAACTCAAGTCGGAGTGGCATGTCAGGCCGGACCCGGAGCGGCTGCGCTTGGCCCTGCGCCAGCATCCCGAGGTCCATGCAGTTGCGATGGTGCACCATGAAACGACTACCGGGTTGATCAATCCCGTCAAGGAGATTGCGGAGGTCGTCGATAGTCAAAACCGCGTGTTTGTGCTCGATTCCGTGAGCGGCCTGGGAGGCGAGTCGATTGATATCGCCGGCTCCCATATCTACATGGCGGCGGGGACCGCCGGCAAATGCATTCAAGGGTTTCCCGGTGTGTCGTTCGTCCTTCTTCGCAAGGGGTTTTTGGAACGAATGCGAGGGTACCCCAAGCGGTCCTGGTACCTCCACCTCACCCACTATATCGATGATCATGGAAAAGGAGTCGTGCCCTTCACCCCGGCCGTACAAGTCTATTATGCCTTTGAAGAAGCATTGGACGAGTTGTTGGAGGAAGGGGTTACCAATCGTATGCGGCGGTATTGGCAGACGGCCTCAAGGATTCGGGAACGTATGGGGCAACTGGGAATCAAAGCGTTGTTGCCGTCCGACCATCAATCGAACACGATCACGGCCTTTCACCTGCCGCCCGGCGTCAGTTATACGACGTTGCATGATCAGCTGAAGGCTCGCGGCTATGTCATCTACGCCGGACAGGGACAATTGGAATCGAAGATCTTCCGTATCGCCAACATGGGTGCTCTGACGGAAGCGCAGGTCCAAGGATTTCTGACGGCCTTCGAACAGGTGCTTGCAGGCGCAAGTCGTCCATGA
- a CDS encoding Transcriptional regulator, AcrR family: MTTSSTTTRSASHDRQAGLISAAASLFAAKGFKGTTTKEIARAAGVSEALVFKYFPTKRALYTAILAEKAPLSELLGAVEDVARKRDDHRVFTLIAGYRIRPGADPTMLRLLLFSALEGHELADMFFGKQHRVFYDYLAGYIRTRIREGAFRTVDPLLAARAFIGMVVHHRLLHEIFEVPLHCSHDEIVATYVELFLNGLKRASTRKKRGPSRGR; this comes from the coding sequence ATGACCACGTCGTCCACAACGACCCGTTCGGCGAGCCACGACCGTCAGGCCGGTCTGATCTCGGCTGCCGCATCGCTCTTCGCCGCCAAAGGATTCAAGGGAACCACCACCAAGGAAATCGCCCGCGCCGCCGGCGTGAGCGAAGCGCTGGTGTTCAAATATTTCCCGACCAAGCGGGCGCTGTACACCGCCATTCTCGCCGAAAAGGCTCCGCTCAGCGAACTCCTCGGCGCCGTCGAAGACGTCGCCCGCAAACGAGACGATCACCGGGTCTTTACCCTCATCGCCGGCTACCGCATCCGCCCCGGCGCCGACCCCACGATGCTACGGCTGCTGCTCTTCAGTGCGTTGGAAGGGCATGAACTGGCGGACATGTTTTTCGGCAAGCAACACCGCGTGTTTTATGACTATCTGGCCGGCTACATCCGGACCAGGATCCGGGAAGGTGCCTTCCGCACGGTCGATCCGCTGTTGGCTGCGCGGGCTTTCATCGGCATGGTGGTACACCACCGCCTGTTGCACGAAATTTTCGAGGTGCCGCTGCATTGCTCGCATGATGAAATCGTCGCCACCTACGTAGAACTCTTCCTGAATGGGCTGAAACGTGCATCCACAAGAAAGAAGCGGGGACCGTCGCGTGGCCGGTAA
- a CDS encoding Sulfopyruvate decarboxylase - alpha subunit, with amino-acid sequence MIDSDLFVQALQDMGVNFFTGVPDSILGGIIEELMTRKVYTPAVREDEAVAMAAGAYMAGKIPAVLMQNSGLGTSLNALISLNMIYRQPCIVIVSWRGFEGKDAPEHLVMGETMLQLLDTMKIPHRTLSEQTMADDLRWVSQTFMKQRVPLALVIKKGVVKGLHP; translated from the coding sequence ATGATCGACAGCGACCTGTTCGTGCAAGCGCTCCAGGACATGGGCGTGAATTTTTTTACGGGTGTGCCCGATTCGATTCTGGGCGGCATCATCGAAGAGCTGATGACGCGCAAGGTCTATACCCCCGCCGTCCGTGAAGACGAAGCGGTCGCCATGGCCGCCGGCGCCTACATGGCCGGAAAGATTCCCGCCGTCCTCATGCAGAATTCCGGACTCGGGACTTCCCTGAACGCACTCATCTCCCTGAACATGATTTATCGACAGCCTTGCATCGTGATCGTTTCTTGGCGGGGATTCGAAGGCAAAGATGCGCCGGAACATTTGGTGATGGGTGAGACGATGCTGCAATTGCTCGACACCATGAAAATTCCCCACCGGACCCTGTCGGAGCAGACGATGGCCGACGATCTCCGATGGGTGAGCCAGACCTTCATGAAGCAACGGGTCCCGCTGGCGCTTGTGATCAAGAAGGGCGTCGTCAAGGGGTTACATCCATGA
- a CDS encoding Choline-phosphate cytidylyltransferase yields MKAVILAAGVGKRLWPITQHKPKCLIEIGGQTLLSRYFDALAGVRIREATIVVGYKQEMIRAAAGQQCRGVDISYLVNEEFHRGSISSLWVARPALSDDVVIMDADVLFHREILRRLVESPFANCLLMDDMVKQTGEECMVVVQGGRVIALSKKMPERYDVAGEGVGFLKVRRADTAQVIDSLKGYIDQGRWEMEYEDGLSGYFQNVKVGHEKLGGLPWTEIDFPEDVTRAEREILPKL; encoded by the coding sequence ATGAAAGCCGTCATCCTGGCCGCCGGGGTCGGCAAGCGTCTCTGGCCGATCACACAACACAAACCGAAATGTCTGATCGAGATCGGGGGGCAGACGTTGCTGTCCCGCTATTTCGATGCATTGGCCGGTGTCCGGATCAGAGAGGCCACCATCGTGGTCGGCTACAAACAGGAGATGATCAGGGCGGCGGCCGGCCAGCAATGCCGAGGTGTGGACATCTCTTACCTGGTGAACGAGGAGTTTCACCGTGGCAGTATCTCCTCCTTGTGGGTCGCCCGGCCGGCATTGTCCGACGACGTGGTGATCATGGATGCGGATGTGTTGTTCCACCGTGAGATTCTGCGCCGCCTGGTGGAGTCGCCCTTTGCGAACTGTCTGCTGATGGATGATATGGTGAAGCAGACCGGCGAGGAATGCATGGTCGTGGTCCAGGGCGGACGCGTGATCGCCTTGAGCAAGAAGATGCCTGAGCGGTACGATGTGGCGGGAGAGGGCGTGGGGTTTCTGAAAGTGCGCCGGGCCGATACGGCACAGGTGATCGATTCGCTCAAGGGTTACATCGATCAGGGCCGATGGGAGATGGAATACGAAGACGGACTGTCCGGCTATTTCCAGAACGTGAAGGTGGGGCATGAAAAACTCGGAGGCCTGCCTTGGACCGAGATCGATTTTCCCGAGGATGTGACGAGGGCGGAACGGGAGATCCTGCCGAAGCTGTAG
- a CDS encoding Sulfopyruvate decarboxylase - beta subunit, giving the protein MQSRAQAMAALLELLTDQPVIICNGFPSREAHKIADRPTHFYMIGSMGNAPAIGLGVALAKPSKQVIVFDGDGNVLMGMGTLATVGALKPKNFIHVVFDNEVYGTTGNQPTISNVVPLEKVAKAAGYAHVERVLDRDDLLYEFKDMLKNEGPSMLLVKVNEFVEDAGRVLHEPPDITARFMKAIE; this is encoded by the coding sequence ATGCAGAGCCGGGCACAGGCCATGGCCGCGTTGCTGGAATTGTTGACCGACCAGCCGGTCATCATCTGCAATGGATTCCCGTCGCGCGAAGCGCACAAAATCGCCGACCGGCCGACCCATTTTTATATGATCGGGTCCATGGGGAACGCACCGGCGATCGGGCTTGGGGTCGCTCTCGCCAAACCCTCCAAACAGGTGATCGTCTTCGACGGTGACGGCAATGTCCTCATGGGGATGGGCACCCTGGCGACCGTGGGCGCCTTGAAGCCGAAGAACTTCATCCACGTGGTGTTCGACAACGAAGTGTACGGGACGACCGGGAATCAACCGACGATTTCCAACGTGGTGCCGCTTGAAAAGGTGGCCAAGGCCGCAGGGTACGCCCATGTCGAGCGCGTCCTCGACCGGGATGACCTGCTCTATGAGTTCAAAGACATGCTCAAGAACGAGGGCCCGAGCATGTTGTTGGTCAAGGTCAACGAGTTCGTCGAGGATGCCGGCCGGGTTCTGCATGAGCCGCCGGACATTACTGCCCGATTCATGAAGGCGATCGAATAG
- a CDS encoding Membrane metalloprotease, with the protein MKILLLLLSGIKLGKVALTGGTMLLSMVIYSFVFGWWYAVGFVLLILFHELGHYAAAKQRNLDVGAPTFIPFVGAWIQLKEQPMDVETEAYVGIAGPVAGTVAAMACYYGAEYTHSQLLLALAYAGFMINLFNLIPLSPLDGGRITAIISPKVWWLGVPILIGLFVMNHSPMLLLIAILAIPHVMSTFRGSPHGLPERYYDVPLATRLSYGLYYLGLAAFLGIMSYETHLLLPSSQG; encoded by the coding sequence GTGAAGATCCTGTTGCTGCTGCTTTCGGGCATCAAGCTGGGCAAGGTCGCGCTCACCGGCGGCACGATGCTGCTGTCGATGGTGATCTATAGCTTCGTGTTCGGCTGGTGGTACGCGGTGGGGTTCGTGTTGTTGATTTTGTTTCATGAACTGGGCCATTACGCCGCCGCCAAACAGCGCAACCTGGACGTGGGCGCGCCGACATTCATTCCTTTCGTGGGTGCCTGGATTCAGCTCAAAGAGCAACCGATGGACGTCGAAACCGAAGCCTATGTCGGCATTGCCGGGCCGGTGGCCGGAACCGTGGCGGCGATGGCCTGTTATTATGGGGCGGAATATACCCACAGCCAATTGTTGCTGGCCCTGGCTTATGCCGGGTTCATGATCAACCTGTTCAACCTCATCCCGCTCTCCCCTTTGGACGGCGGCAGGATCACAGCTATCATTTCGCCGAAGGTCTGGTGGCTGGGCGTGCCGATCCTCATCGGATTATTCGTCATGAACCACAGCCCCATGCTGTTGCTGATCGCCATCCTTGCCATCCCCCATGTGATGTCCACGTTCCGGGGCAGCCCTCACGGCCTGCCGGAGCGCTACTACGATGTGCCGCTCGCGACCAGGCTCAGTTACGGCCTGTACTATCTTGGGTTGGCGGCATTTCTTGGTATCATGAGTTATGAGACGCACCTGCTCTTGCCCTCCTCGCAAGGCTGA
- a CDS encoding Putative transmembrane protein produces MARCRFMLVAVVVLLVGGGWNLSAAAQEPSQPTLAWYVGPTEAKLGDQALLTVPQGYRFLGSQETQRLLRQMGNVPSGSELGLITSATEGEQWFMVIRYIDAGYVKDDEAADWDADALMASIKEGTEEDNKSRQAQGFPPLVIRGWEEKPHYDKAANKVVWAISAQERESVGVNYNTLALGRQGYLSMNMVGALEELPALKPHVSLLLANVEFVEGKRYSDFNSTTDKVAAVGLSALIAGAAIKSGLLAKLWGFIIPLVLAGKKVLMLLVIALGGLAAKYFKKKPKPERLEGGGGLSS; encoded by the coding sequence ATGGCGCGGTGTCGTTTCATGCTCGTAGCTGTTGTGGTCTTGTTGGTGGGAGGGGGCTGGAACCTTTCTGCCGCGGCTCAGGAGCCTTCCCAGCCGACCCTTGCCTGGTACGTCGGGCCGACTGAGGCGAAGCTGGGTGACCAGGCTCTGCTGACAGTGCCGCAGGGCTATCGGTTCCTCGGATCGCAGGAGACACAACGGCTGCTCAGACAGATGGGCAATGTTCCGTCCGGTTCGGAGTTGGGCTTGATTACGTCGGCAACCGAGGGGGAACAGTGGTTCATGGTGATCCGCTACATCGATGCGGGGTACGTCAAGGACGACGAGGCGGCCGACTGGGATGCGGATGCGCTCATGGCCTCGATCAAGGAGGGGACGGAGGAAGACAACAAGAGCAGGCAGGCGCAGGGCTTTCCACCGCTGGTCATTCGCGGGTGGGAAGAGAAGCCCCATTACGACAAGGCGGCGAACAAGGTGGTCTGGGCCATCTCGGCGCAGGAGCGGGAGTCGGTGGGGGTCAATTACAACACGTTGGCGCTGGGACGGCAGGGCTACCTCAGCATGAACATGGTGGGGGCATTGGAGGAATTGCCGGCCCTGAAGCCGCACGTGAGTCTCTTGTTGGCGAATGTGGAGTTCGTCGAAGGGAAACGGTACAGCGACTTCAATAGCACGACCGACAAGGTGGCGGCGGTCGGGCTGTCGGCGCTCATCGCGGGCGCGGCCATCAAGTCGGGCCTCTTGGCAAAACTCTGGGGCTTCATCATCCCTTTGGTGCTGGCGGGAAAGAAAGTGCTGATGTTGTTGGTGATCGCGCTCGGCGGATTGGCCGCGAAGTATTTCAAGAAAAAACCCAAGCCGGAACGGTTGGAAGGTGGCGGGGGCCTGTCGTCGTGA
- a CDS encoding RND efflux system, inner membrane transporter: protein MWLTLLALRNRIGILMLSLAMVILGATSLDRLPVDLFPNIQVPVAFVGVIYKGAPPLDIEQSVVYPIEKAVSSASNVEHVESFAKQGIGAVQVWFNWGADINVGQMEVMQRITQILNSLPPGILQPFIVKFDVSNIPVAIVTAAGGDLDERALYDLAYNTIAPQIEQIANVAAATVEGGKVRQININLDPALLQARGLSILDVVKAVKASNLILPSGDLKAGNLDYNVFTNTQFKTVEPIADVVVKIDPRGNPVRVRDIGTLTDSSDIQTNVVRTDGKRSVYLRVNKQPIANTVEVVDALRKAIPNMIGIPPGVQLGISFDQSVYIRQSIKNLIEQALHGSLLAAAVILLFLRNLTSTLIISVAIPLSILVTFIVLYFTNQTLNVFTMGGLALGIGRLVDDSIVELENIQRHLNVDRNRWDAIVNAAREVAMPIFASTVTTVVVFLPMFFIVGIARLLLIPLTLTIAIALFTSFFVSRTVTPALCYRFLKPEQEAHRNLPSWFVRIMQWSQRRYEALDEGYERSLRWVLVHRRTLIVSVILLFLSSLALLPFIGTEFLPVSDESQFRIVLRGPVGQRVEKTVEQVAEVERVLREKIPPDELEAISSSTGVLAQGRSSLFNPNTGPHTSVISVYLASPDKRRRNQVEIMNAVRPAVLKLFPGVAMFFDPGGLVKRVTSFGSQKAIDVEIYGYDFEKARTVIHQVQDLMHKIPGMADVEVSREENYPEVNVVVDREKAALLGISETDVANAVLYSLNGNGQTDPIIFTDPQNGNEYYISAWLAEDHRKDLTDIEHVLLTTKNGEPVLLKNLATLKLNAGPVKIERKYFQRVVHVTANPVGRDLGSIARDLEASFARLQLPPGFTIRLAGQIQQQRETFEGLLFASALALILVYMVMAAQFKSLIDPFIIMFSVPMGIPGVIVMLFLTNTTISTSSMMGIIMMLGIVVSNGVLLVDYTNVLRRRGLPLVAAVVTASRTRLRPILMTSLATVVGLIPMALGLGTGSETNAPLARAVVGGLTVSTVLTLFLVPTVYAMLEERFPRSAEQLAGAESSVPVIQQA from the coding sequence ATGTGGCTGACGCTCCTCGCACTTCGTAACCGCATCGGCATTCTGATGTTGTCCTTGGCCATGGTGATCCTGGGGGCCACGTCGCTCGATCGCCTCCCGGTCGACCTCTTCCCCAATATCCAGGTCCCGGTCGCCTTCGTCGGCGTCATTTACAAGGGCGCGCCTCCGCTCGACATCGAACAGAGCGTCGTCTACCCGATCGAGAAGGCCGTCAGTTCCGCCTCCAACGTCGAACATGTGGAGTCCTTCGCCAAACAAGGAATCGGGGCGGTCCAGGTCTGGTTCAATTGGGGCGCGGACATCAACGTAGGGCAGATGGAAGTGATGCAACGCATCACCCAGATCCTGAACAGCCTGCCGCCCGGCATCCTGCAGCCCTTCATCGTCAAGTTCGACGTCTCCAACATTCCGGTCGCCATCGTCACGGCGGCCGGCGGCGACCTCGACGAGCGGGCGCTCTATGACCTGGCCTACAACACGATCGCGCCGCAGATCGAACAGATCGCGAACGTCGCTGCCGCCACGGTCGAAGGCGGCAAAGTCCGCCAAATCAACATCAACCTGGACCCGGCCCTGCTCCAGGCACGCGGCCTCTCCATCCTCGACGTGGTCAAGGCGGTGAAGGCCTCCAACTTGATTCTGCCCTCCGGCGACCTCAAGGCCGGGAACCTCGATTACAACGTGTTCACGAACACCCAATTCAAGACGGTGGAGCCGATCGCCGATGTGGTGGTCAAGATCGATCCGCGCGGCAACCCGGTGCGCGTGCGCGACATCGGCACCCTGACGGACTCCTCCGACATTCAAACCAACGTCGTCCGCACGGACGGCAAGCGCTCCGTCTACCTCCGGGTCAACAAACAACCGATCGCCAACACGGTGGAAGTGGTCGATGCTCTGCGGAAAGCGATCCCGAACATGATCGGTATCCCGCCGGGCGTGCAATTGGGTATTTCGTTCGACCAATCGGTCTACATTCGGCAGTCGATCAAGAACCTCATCGAACAGGCCCTCCACGGATCGCTGCTCGCGGCGGCCGTGATTCTGCTGTTCCTCCGGAATCTGACCAGCACCCTGATCATCTCGGTCGCCATCCCGCTCTCGATTCTGGTGACCTTCATCGTGCTCTATTTCACCAACCAAACCTTGAATGTCTTCACCATGGGAGGACTGGCGCTCGGCATCGGGCGGTTGGTAGACGACTCCATCGTCGAATTGGAGAACATTCAACGTCACTTGAACGTGGATCGAAACCGCTGGGATGCCATCGTGAACGCCGCCCGCGAGGTCGCCATGCCGATCTTCGCCTCCACCGTCACGACCGTCGTCGTCTTCCTGCCCATGTTTTTCATCGTCGGCATCGCGCGCCTCCTGCTCATTCCGCTGACCCTCACCATCGCGATCGCCCTCTTCACCTCGTTCTTCGTCTCCCGCACCGTGACGCCGGCGCTCTGCTATCGATTTCTGAAACCGGAGCAGGAGGCGCATCGCAACCTGCCGAGTTGGTTCGTGCGGATCATGCAGTGGAGCCAACGGCGCTATGAAGCCCTCGATGAAGGATATGAGCGCAGCCTTCGCTGGGTCCTGGTCCACCGGCGGACATTGATCGTCTCCGTCATCCTGCTCTTCTTGAGTTCCCTTGCGCTGCTGCCTTTCATCGGGACCGAATTCCTGCCGGTCTCCGACGAAAGCCAGTTTCGCATCGTCCTGCGGGGGCCGGTCGGCCAGCGGGTGGAAAAGACCGTCGAGCAGGTCGCCGAGGTCGAACGGGTACTGCGGGAGAAGATTCCGCCGGATGAACTCGAAGCGATCTCCTCCAGCACCGGCGTCCTGGCACAGGGGCGCTCCTCGCTGTTCAACCCCAACACCGGGCCCCATACCTCGGTCATTTCCGTCTATCTGGCCTCTCCGGACAAGCGCCGCCGCAACCAGGTCGAGATCATGAATGCCGTGCGTCCGGCGGTCCTCAAGCTCTTCCCCGGTGTGGCGATGTTTTTCGATCCCGGAGGCCTGGTGAAGCGCGTGACGAGTTTCGGCTCGCAGAAAGCCATCGATGTCGAGATCTACGGCTACGACTTCGAGAAGGCCCGCACCGTCATCCACCAGGTACAGGACCTCATGCACAAGATTCCGGGCATGGCGGACGTCGAGGTCAGCCGAGAGGAGAACTACCCGGAGGTGAACGTGGTCGTGGACCGGGAGAAGGCGGCCCTGCTAGGCATCAGTGAAACCGACGTGGCCAATGCCGTGTTGTACTCCTTGAACGGCAACGGTCAGACCGACCCGATCATCTTCACCGACCCTCAGAACGGGAACGAATACTACATCAGCGCCTGGCTCGCGGAGGACCACCGCAAGGACCTGACGGACATCGAGCATGTCCTGTTGACCACGAAAAACGGGGAGCCGGTGCTCCTCAAGAACCTAGCCACGTTGAAGCTGAATGCCGGCCCCGTGAAGATCGAGCGCAAGTACTTCCAGCGGGTCGTCCACGTCACCGCCAACCCCGTCGGCCGCGACCTCGGCTCGATCGCCAGGGACCTGGAAGCATCCTTCGCTCGCCTGCAATTGCCGCCGGGGTTCACCATCCGCCTCGCCGGACAAATCCAGCAGCAGCGGGAGACCTTCGAGGGTCTGCTGTTCGCGAGTGCGCTGGCGCTGATTCTCGTCTACATGGTCATGGCGGCACAGTTCAAATCGCTGATCGACCCCTTCATCATCATGTTCTCGGTACCGATGGGGATCCCCGGCGTGATCGTCATGCTCTTCCTGACCAATACGACTATCTCCACATCCTCGATGATGGGCATCATCATGATGCTCGGCATCGTCGTCTCGAACGGCGTCCTGCTGGTGGACTACACGAATGTGCTGCGTCGACGGGGCTTGCCCCTCGTCGCCGCGGTCGTCACGGCCTCCCGCACCAGACTCCGCCCGATTCTCATGACCTCGCTGGCCACCGTCGTGGGACTGATCCCGATGGCTCTCGGCCTCGGTACAGGCAGTGAGACCAATGCGCCGTTGGCACGAGCGGTCGTGGGGGGGCTCACGGTCTCGACGGTCCTGACCCTGTTCCTGGTACCCACTGTTTATGCGATGTTGGAAGAGCGGTTTCCCCGGAGCGCGGAGCAACTGGCCGGGGCGGAATCGAGCGTACCGGTGATTCAACAGGCCTGA
- a CDS encoding SCP-2 sterol transfer family protein, which yields MIAHGRELVSAQCLARTLLADFFNILRAQGGEIPVSVQDLLSCRIRPAMSQTQPKTVRAFFSTLADKLDPEVAEGLEAVYQFDLDGADGGQYQLQIRDGVCHVSEGTHPDPHVTLTMSGEDCLRVLNGQVSGAAVAMSGRLRISGDVGLALQLASLFPSLRP from the coding sequence ATGATTGCGCACGGGCGCGAGTTGGTGAGCGCCCAGTGTCTTGCGAGAACGCTGCTGGCGGACTTTTTCAATATCCTGCGAGCGCAAGGTGGTGAGATCCCTGTCTCTGTGCAGGACTTGTTGTCTTGCCGTATAAGGCCTGCGATGAGCCAGACTCAACCCAAAACAGTGCGGGCGTTTTTCTCCACACTCGCCGACAAGCTGGATCCGGAGGTGGCCGAAGGGCTGGAGGCGGTGTACCAGTTCGATTTGGACGGTGCCGACGGGGGACAGTATCAACTGCAGATCCGGGACGGTGTCTGTCATGTTTCGGAAGGCACCCACCCGGATCCGCACGTAACGCTGACGATGTCGGGAGAAGATTGCCTCCGGGTCCTGAACGGCCAGGTGAGCGGGGCGGCCGTAGCCATGTCCGGGCGTTTACGCATCAGCGGAGATGTGGGGTTGGCGCTCCAGCTGGCCTCGCTCTTTCCGAGCCTACGCCCGTAA
- a CDS encoding Arginine decarboxylase proenzyme, with the protein MHNAEGATSDDISSSSARLADSPIQPDSVGPGKAWGMCTSVDLHDCIPDRIRDAKQIEAYVVQLCELIQMNRYGACQVVHFGEGRVAGYSMVQLIETSLISGHFANDTNSAYLDIFSCKGYDPAIVEEFSKAFFGARRSSHRAMLRY; encoded by the coding sequence ATGCACAACGCCGAAGGCGCCACGTCCGACGACATCTCATCATCTTCAGCCAGGCTTGCTGACTCACCGATTCAGCCCGACTCCGTCGGGCCCGGCAAAGCCTGGGGAATGTGTACTTCCGTCGACCTCCACGATTGCATCCCAGACCGTATCCGCGATGCCAAACAGATTGAAGCCTACGTGGTGCAGCTCTGCGAGCTGATTCAAATGAATCGCTATGGCGCCTGCCAGGTCGTTCATTTCGGAGAAGGCCGCGTAGCCGGCTACAGCATGGTGCAGTTGATCGAGACCTCGCTGATCAGCGGTCACTTCGCCAACGATACGAACAGCGCCTATCTCGACATTTTCAGTTGCAAGGGCTACGATCCGGCCATCGTCGAAGAATTCTCCAAAGCCTTTTTCGGCGCTCGTCGATCGAGTCATCGGGCGATGTTGCGGTACTAG